The Setaria viridis chromosome 9, Setaria_viridis_v4.0, whole genome shotgun sequence sequence TGCATGATCTTTTCAATGTGGAGATGCCGTTATAATTTAATATCTAGTCTCATTTTTGAAAATGTAATCAGAATATGACGAGCATTTACAAATAACTTTTTAGCGTGAATTACATATAAGAAATGCACGAGGCTCCAAGAAACACTCGACCAAAAGGAGATATGATGTCAATCTATCTTGAGGGACAGAATACCTTGAAGTACTCTCAACAAGTCAGATTTGAAATTCATAAATAAATTAGtgggaaataaaagaaaatagctAATCATTAACACTCAATTCTAACTTTACACAATGATCGGCTTGCCTGATCAAAGAGTGGTGTAATTATTTTATGAGCATCCCATGAACTATAAGATATAAAGCCATTAGCTGTTGATTTTAGCATGCACAGAAGCTGCATCATGGTAGACAAATTGATCTTCAGGGTTTTCTTCTACCTAGCAGGCCTCTCTTTCAGCACGCttttcattctttcatcaaaCCATTGAATCATACTTGCTAGCCAAATACAATAATGAAGTTCCATCAGCAGATACTATCTGATCTCCTCCATTTGAGAGATTCAGTTTGGAAATCACAGAATCAACATAGATTAGATTCCATTGATGAATCAACACAGTGCATGCTAGCTATAATACATCATGCGATGACCAAACCAAGTTCAACGTCACGCAGTCAATTACGAATGCTACGTAGAGAGATACACACAGATGAACACAAGAAATTATTGGGAAAGTTCATGGGAGGGGCAAAGGATATATGTAAGCGGTACCTAGTTCCCGTGTTCAGTAGAAGCGTGAGTTCTGCTGAAAGACGACTCCACCGAGGTCCCATTGTTCTTGGCAGTAGTAGTTGCCGGCGCCGTATCCTCCATTTCCGAAGGGCAAGATCACGTCGCTGGACCCCGTGATTTCTTGCATCCTTCCTCCATTGTTGAGGGTTGATGAGCACCTCTCCTCCAATTCAGCAGCGGCACACGCCATGTTCGACGACGCGTGGTGGCTCAAATTGTTGGAGCTCGGCCTGTCCCTCGCCACCGAGGCAGCCGCCGCCTCGACGTCGATTGCTGACGCAAGCTTCACCCACCGCATTCGGTGCTTCTCCTTGGTCCGCTCCCTCGCCCTCTCCCTCGCCTTAGCCCTCGTCTCCTTGTCGGGGACCGGGTGTGCATTGACCGACGACTTCCTTGGCGGCTTCGGGGTTGTTGCCGGCTTTCTTGCCTTGGCCGGCTTCTTCCCCTCGCCGCTGCGGCCGTTGCCCTTGTTGGGCTGCTGATCTCCTCCGCCCAGCAGCTCCGCCGGGTTGGGCTTGCCGTCGACGGAGAGGCTGCTGGAGCCGTCCTCCACGCACTCCGACGAGGCGTCGTCGGTCATGATCTCCTGGATGGCGGACTTGGACGTGTTGAGGAGCCATTGCACCGTCTTGCTGGCCTTGTCGAAGCCGAGCATGTCCTGGAGCGCGAAGAACTTGCGGGCGACGTCGAGGGAGAGCCGCATCCGGCGGTCCCTCATCCCGCCGGCGGTGCATATCTTGCTGTGCCGGTctttcctcgccgccgcggcggccctgtcgaggccggcgccggcgccttgTGCATTGGCGCAAGCGGCGTCCAGGTCCAGCTCtgcagccggcgccggcgccggcgcctgctcCATCACCGGCTGCAGCGGCAGCTCCGGCGAGTCGATCACGGCTTGtggcggagtggcggcggcggcgctaccgAGCTGGTAGCTGAGGTGGAAgctggcgtcggcggcggcgaagggagggGAGCACGGGTAGTAGAAGAAGCCGGTGGATTGGTCCGGCTTTGGGGAAGGCGGGCTGAGCTGCAGCTGTTGGTAAAGCGGTAAGTCCATGGGGCTTGAGGAATCGCAGAAAGGAAACATGTGCTTTACTGATGGGACTCCAAGGCCCCCTGAggcctctcccctcccctctagGTCCTGGCACTAAGAGCAGTGTGTGTCGATCTCTGTGAGTATGTGTGAGAGagcggcaggaggaggagcgtggCCTATGATCAGATGTGTCCGGCCATGCATAAGGTCTAGGCTTGTGCTTCAGACAGaggtgagagagagaagagagagaaagggagagagaggtCTATGTGATCAGATCATCTCTCTATGCAAGTGCAGagaccagagagagagagagagcactggaggagaggaggcatgGGCTCATGTTCATACTTCATAGCCTGTGTAGGAGACCAAGCAAGAGAATTGTGCTTAGGAACCTtggctttctttcttttttgatgtGAGAGTGAGACACTCGCCCCTACCTGAGAGGGCTGTGCCATCTTATAGAGAGGATGGGGGAGGGATACTGCCTGTTCGTGTGGATGAGGTGAGGTGAGGGAGAATACAAGGACCTGCACTATTGGGGAAAAAGCTGCGTGCATGTTGAGACGCTATTGGCTACAAGTGACCTAGGACATTTATTGGCCAGATGGGGGCGGCCATAGCTGCAGTAGGGTGGATGCGCCTCCTTGAAATCCTTCTTCAGGAAACCAAAGACCGTGTATTTTTGCGACACCCAACAGGAATTTGAGTTGTATACACTGAACATTGTGGGGGTGTCGAAACAAAGGACCAGTTCTGTATGTAGTGTAGTACAAACATGGTAGGGGACCGATGTGGTCATATGGGCTGGTCTTCCCAACTTTAGGCATATGGGGACCTGTATGAGTGGTTGATAGATCCAGGGCAAATGTGGTCGATCTCGACGTCACACAAAATAACTGCTTGCAGCCatcggaaaaaaaaattggcctCCAATGCAGAATGAGTCTCTGCTCACTGCAATGCATTTGTATTTATACACATACAATTTGCAGGTAATTAAATTGATAAGATAAAAGTTGTGTGGATTTGTCTTTAAAAATAAACACTTTGATAATATAATGCTATATTTTTGTAGGTCCTAAACAAATGATGCAAACGCCAATGTTTTGTATTGAGAAAGTTTCCATGTCCAATATATCACAACTTCTGAATAGAAGTGGGAGTTTTGTCCTATTTCCTGCTAGTAAAAATTTTCAACTCTTATTTTTCTCATGGACGTGTCATTTGGACCTATAGGTCCAATATGTCGTAGACACAAGATATGGATGATAGTTATTTGGACATTTTTCTTCAATGGAAATGAAGAGCTGTACCATATTTGTTAGTACTAAGTCCATACCAAATTTCCAGTCAAACCACTTGCATAGCAAATTATTGCATGTAGTTTCATCACAATTTCCGTTTCTGCACAACACATagttttgaagaaaaatggTGAAAAGTCTAGCCACATTAATTATTTAAACTACTTTTGAATATTTCTTGCGTTTGGCATCTTTTCTTAGACTACATtgcacaaaaagaaaacaaaaattccAAATGAGGAAATAAGATACTCCCTCCGAATCACGATACACGTCATTTAGGACAGTGATATGGTCTACGAGGTGGTGTTTTTACCAATAATTTCTATGAAAATGTGGCTTTTACAAATAAagataataaaatattatgaaaaaATTTTCATGAAGACTAAAAAGATCTATCTTATATAGTCAATCTATGTAATTTTTGTTATAAAGATGGCCAATGTTTAAAAAAACATCATCAGCATGAACGCTATGTATTGTGAATTGGAGGGAGTAATGATCCACCAACACGACCAATCACCTCCTGATGAGTGACCACTACAAGGCGTCGTCCTCCCTGGCACCAAAGGGCTAGCAAAAGAACTCACGTGGTAGTAAAAACTTGTTATTTCATATTATACTAATTCAATTTATATTTGTTCCAAAACAAAAATTAGTCAATTTGGAACAACTTTTTGCTCTATAAGGCTTGGCTCATTAGCTTTATAATGGAATTTCTTCTAAACTATAAATAAGATGAGCCTTAACCCGCAAATATTTAAAAATTTTAGCAAAAGCTCACTTGCTTGATAGCCACCCCAATCCACCCAGGCTACCTCGCACTAGCACTTGGCTCGCAGATTCAGCAAGGCCGTTGCAATTATTTCAATACCTTATACCCTACGTCCCTACCACCACACATGATGTTCTATGTTCTTCTTCCGATGCTCTTGGATCACTTAAACATGAACCATAACCTCACCGTGTGAGGGTCATCATGATGTCCTCGACGAAGAGTTGTATAGTTTCTAAGGTGATTACTCGGTATAAGTTCATCTTATGTTATTTCTAGAAATATTTGTGTGTACGATGCAAATGTTAGGAGCTGGTGTACGGCTGTGAATACAATTGTGACTAACCTGGGCGTACGTCTCCCCTTGTGGTTGTAGCCTAAACCGTATGGGCATACATTCTGTACTTGTTGCTCTCGCACCGTCCATTACGG is a genomic window containing:
- the LOC117840951 gene encoding transcription factor TEOSINTE BRANCHED 1; the encoded protein is MFPFCDSSSPMDLPLYQQLQLSPPSPKPDQSTGFFYYPCSPPFAAADASFHLSYQLGSAAAATPPQAVIDSPELPLQPVMEQAPAPAPAAELDLDAACANAQGAGAGLDRAAAAARKDRHSKICTAGGMRDRRMRLSLDVARKFFALQDMLGFDKASKTVQWLLNTSKSAIQEIMTDDASSECVEDGSSSLSVDGKPNPAELLGGGDQQPNKGNGRSGEGKKPAKARKPATTPKPPRKSSVNAHPVPDKETRAKARERARERTKEKHRMRWVKLASAIDVEAAAASVARDRPSSNNLSHHASSNMACAAAELEERCSSTLNNGGRMQEITGSSDVILPFGNGGYGAGNYYCQEQWDLGGVVFQQNSRFY